The following coding sequences lie in one Spinacia oleracea cultivar Varoflay chromosome 1, BTI_SOV_V1, whole genome shotgun sequence genomic window:
- the LOC130459797 gene encoding uncharacterized protein, protein MISKFKFGFLDGSVKEPITDETKMKHWIAVNSMVVSWITNTIDESLRSNLEDFDIAHELWSHLRTRYCVVSGTRVCHIKMALSGCKQGTSEGVMEYYGCLSKVWKEYVQYARVPRCVCAGCTCNIAKQVGDIHDEDRLHYFLIGLDDHYEAIRAQLLARSPLPGLDEAYQTVMNTETMRAKAARGPESVMAFKVETKARSRSGDVSGRFCGHCNREGHEEETCYQLIGFPEWWDEKKRGGRGPGRGGRTSIRGGRVARGAASSTNGVARANAVSNATGGATTTVTSGDGSHGAVTTTNHELVGVTKEQVQQIVDILSRPSTKLQGPLDEDGDWRR, encoded by the exons atgatttcaaaattcaaatttggttttcttgatgggtctgtgaaggagcccattacggacgagacgaagatgaaacattggattgcggtcaattcgatggtggtgtcttggatcacaaacaccattgacgagagtttgcgttcgaatctggaggactttgatattgctcacgagttgtggagtcatttgaggacgcggtactgcgtcgtgtcgggcaccagggtctgccatattaagatggctctgagtggttgcaagcagggcacgtctgagggcgtcatggagtactatggctgcttgtcgaaggtatggaaggagtacgtacagtatgcacgagttcccaggtgtgtatgtgcgggttgtacgtgtaatatagcgaagcaggtgggggacattcacgatgaagatcgtctgcactatttcctaattggcctggatgatcactatgaagccattcgtgcacaactgttagcacgatcgccgttgccaggactcgacgaggcgtaccagacggttatgaataccgagaccatgcgcgccaaggctgcgagaggtccggagagtgtcatggcgttcaaggtcgagactaaggctcggtcgaggtcgggagatgtcagtggcagattttgtggtcattgcaatcgtgagggtcatgaggaagaaacttgttatcagctgattggatttcctgaatggtgggatgagaagaaacgaggtggacgagggcctggtcgaggaggcaggacgtcgattagaggaggcagagtagctcgcggggcagcgtcgtcgaccaatggtgtcgctcgtgccaatgccgtgagcaatgccacaggaggggcgacaaccactgtgacgagtggagacggatcgcatggtgcagtgacgacaaccaatcatgagcttgttggggtgacgaaggagcaagtccagcaaatagttgacatcttgtcacgaccttcaaccaagttgcaag gaccgctcgacgaggatggtgattggcgtaggtga